The Flavobacterium piscisymbiosum genome includes a region encoding these proteins:
- a CDS encoding Dps family protein, with the protein MKTNILGLPVKESELLVKELNILLSNFQVYYQNLRGIHWNIRGKRFFDLHVKFEELYTDAQLKIDMIAERVLTIGGTPLHTFEDYIKNNKLTVGKNISNDEKAVHLIVNSLTDLLKIEREILKQSDEINDEGTNSMMSDFIAEQEKTIWMMNAWLEEEL; encoded by the coding sequence ATGAAAACGAATATTTTAGGATTACCTGTAAAAGAGTCAGAATTGTTAGTAAAGGAATTAAATATTCTGTTGTCAAATTTTCAGGTATATTATCAAAATTTAAGAGGAATACATTGGAACATTCGTGGTAAACGTTTCTTTGATTTACATGTGAAATTTGAAGAATTGTATACAGATGCCCAATTAAAAATCGATATGATTGCAGAGAGAGTCTTAACAATAGGAGGGACTCCATTACATACATTTGAGGATTATATAAAAAACAACAAACTAACAGTTGGAAAAAACATCTCGAATGACGAAAAGGCAGTTCACCTTATTGTAAATTCTTTGACAGATTTATTAAAAATTGAAAGAGAAATTTTGAAACAATCAGATGAAATTAATGATGAAGGAACCAATTCTATGATGAGTGACTTTATTGCTGAACAGGAAAAAACAATCTGGATGATGAACGCATGGTTAGAAGAAGAACTGTAA
- a CDS encoding LysR substrate-binding domain-containing protein, with protein MTITQLQYVLAVAEHKNFTLAAEKCFVTQPTLSMQIQKIEEELNILIFDRSKKPIQLTDIGQKIVNQAKNIVNEADRIKDIVEQQKGFIGGEFRLGIIPTIMPTLLPMFLNNFIKKYPKVKLLIEELNTDEIIIKLKNGHLDAAIAATPLEDEKIKEIVLYFEPFVAYIPEHHASFQKEEIEIADLNINEILLLQDGHCFRDGILNLCKNGTDIDQNNFQIQSGSFETLIKLADEGLGTTLLPYLHTLDLKDSDKLKLRNFKEPKPAREVSLIYPKSELKMQIIDALRSTIAGVVKGAIVFQNVQIVSPLQKK; from the coding sequence ATGACTATTACTCAATTACAATATGTGTTAGCCGTTGCCGAACACAAAAATTTTACACTTGCTGCCGAAAAATGTTTTGTTACGCAACCTACATTAAGTATGCAGATTCAAAAAATTGAAGAAGAACTTAATATTTTAATTTTTGACAGAAGCAAAAAACCAATTCAACTTACTGATATTGGTCAAAAAATTGTAAATCAGGCCAAAAACATTGTAAACGAAGCCGACAGAATTAAAGATATAGTAGAACAGCAAAAAGGTTTTATAGGCGGAGAATTTCGTTTAGGAATTATACCTACTATTATGCCAACGCTTTTACCAATGTTTTTAAACAACTTTATTAAGAAGTATCCAAAAGTAAAACTTTTAATTGAGGAGTTAAACACAGATGAAATTATTATAAAGCTAAAAAACGGACATCTTGATGCTGCAATTGCCGCAACGCCTCTTGAAGATGAAAAGATAAAAGAGATTGTTTTATACTTCGAGCCATTTGTAGCGTATATTCCGGAACATCACGCCAGTTTTCAGAAAGAAGAAATTGAAATTGCAGATTTAAACATCAATGAAATTTTGCTTTTGCAGGACGGACATTGCTTTAGAGACGGAATCCTGAATTTATGCAAAAATGGTACTGATATCGATCAGAATAATTTTCAGATACAAAGCGGAAGCTTTGAAACCCTTATAAAATTAGCCGACGAAGGTTTGGGCACAACGTTACTTCCGTACTTGCACACGTTAGACTTAAAAGATTCCGATAAACTGAAACTACGAAATTTTAAGGAACCAAAACCTGCTCGTGAGGTAAGTTTAATTTACCCAAAGAGCGAATTAAAAATGCAAATCATCGACGCGCTAAGATCTACAATTGCCGGAGTTGTAAAAGGAGCAATTGTTTTCCAGAACGTTCAAATTGTGAGTCCGCTACAAAAGAAATAG
- the mnmD gene encoding tRNA (5-methylaminomethyl-2-thiouridine)(34)-methyltransferase MnmD has translation MKREIIKTLDGSTTIHLQDWDECYHSKHGAIQEAKHVFIKNGLSLFENNPVSILEIGFGTGLNAFITFLESIQKNQIIDYVGVEAYPVDASEVLAMNYVSELEALEFENIFEEMHKCEWDKKIEICSSFSLTKRKQFFHEIDDFESFDLIYFDAFGYRVQPELWSTEIFRKMYNSLKPNGVLVTYAARGVVKRSMIEVGFTVEKLAGPPGKREMFRAFKKV, from the coding sequence GTGAAAAGAGAAATAATTAAAACGCTAGATGGCTCAACGACAATTCATTTGCAGGATTGGGATGAATGTTACCATTCTAAACACGGTGCGATTCAGGAAGCAAAACATGTATTTATAAAAAACGGACTTTCATTATTTGAAAATAATCCGGTAAGTATTCTTGAAATTGGTTTTGGAACAGGTTTGAATGCTTTTATCACTTTTTTAGAATCAATTCAAAAAAATCAAATCATTGATTATGTTGGGGTAGAGGCATATCCTGTTGATGCATCAGAAGTTTTAGCAATGAATTATGTCAGTGAACTTGAGGCATTGGAATTTGAGAACATTTTTGAAGAAATGCATAAATGTGAATGGGATAAAAAAATTGAAATTTGCAGCTCTTTCTCGTTAACCAAAAGGAAACAATTTTTTCATGAAATAGATGATTTTGAAAGTTTTGATTTGATTTACTTTGACGCCTTTGGATACAGAGTGCAGCCGGAGTTGTGGAGTACTGAAATTTTCAGGAAAATGTACAACAGTTTAAAACCAAATGGAGTCTTAGTTACCTATGCCGCACGCGGAGTTGTTAAAAGAAGTATGATTGAAGTTGGATTTACTGTCGAGAAATTAGCAGGTCCTCCGGGAAAACGAGAGATGTTTCGAGCCTTTAAAAAGGTTTAA
- a CDS encoding branched-chain amino acid aminotransferase, whose protein sequence is MSTTQTSKIEIRKATSSKISGVDFQNLSFGAVFTDHLFECDFKNGEWQNPVIKPYAPILMDPSSKVFHYGQAIFEGMKAYKDDNNDVWLFRPDENFKRFNNSAVRMAMPEVPESIFMDGLNELLKIDQEWVQKGNGSSMYIRPFMIATGAGVVANPSDEYKFMILLSPAQSYYAGEVKVIIAEHYSRAANGGIGAAKAAGNYAAQFYPTNLANKDGFQQVIWTDDATHTKLEEAGTMNVFFRINDTLLTAPTSERILDGITRKSLIAMAEKEDLNVEVRPVIVSELVEAAKNGSLKEIFGAGTAAVISVIKGFSYQDVYYEMTPVENSYASLLKEKLTNLQNKLSEDTFGWTVKVQ, encoded by the coding sequence ATGAGTACAACTCAAACAAGCAAAATTGAAATCAGAAAAGCAACTTCGTCAAAAATAAGCGGAGTAGACTTTCAAAACTTAAGCTTTGGTGCTGTTTTTACAGACCATTTATTCGAATGTGATTTTAAAAATGGAGAGTGGCAAAATCCTGTCATTAAGCCTTATGCTCCAATTTTAATGGATCCTTCTTCAAAAGTCTTTCATTACGGACAAGCTATTTTTGAAGGAATGAAAGCTTACAAAGATGACAATAACGATGTTTGGTTATTTAGACCTGATGAAAACTTCAAGCGTTTTAATAATTCTGCAGTTCGTATGGCGATGCCGGAAGTTCCGGAATCTATTTTTATGGATGGTTTGAATGAATTATTGAAAATCGATCAGGAATGGGTTCAAAAAGGAAACGGAAGCAGTATGTATATCCGTCCTTTTATGATTGCTACCGGCGCTGGCGTTGTAGCTAATCCTTCTGATGAATATAAATTCATGATTTTACTTTCTCCTGCACAATCTTATTATGCCGGTGAAGTAAAAGTAATTATTGCTGAACATTATAGTAGAGCTGCAAATGGTGGAATTGGAGCTGCAAAAGCTGCAGGAAACTACGCAGCGCAGTTTTACCCAACTAATTTGGCAAACAAAGACGGTTTCCAGCAAGTAATCTGGACAGATGATGCAACGCATACAAAACTAGAAGAAGCGGGAACAATGAACGTTTTCTTTAGAATTAACGATACTTTACTAACTGCTCCAACAAGCGAGAGAATTTTGGATGGTATTACCAGAAAAAGTTTGATTGCTATGGCAGAAAAAGAAGATCTTAATGTAGAAGTTCGTCCTGTTATTGTTTCAGAATTAGTAGAAGCTGCCAAAAACGGATCTTTGAAAGAAATCTTCGGAGCTGGAACTGCTGCAGTTATCAGTGTTATCAAAGGTTTCTCTTATCAGGATGTTTATTATGAAATGACTCCGGTTGAAAATTCATATGCTTCTCTTTTGAAAGAAAAACTAACCAATCTTCAAAACAAACTTTCTGAAGATACTTTTGGATGGACGGTTAAAGTTCAATAA
- a CDS encoding nucleoside triphosphate pyrophosphohydrolase family protein encodes MKKQLDAVTEFHTAFKIGHSQTPIADLGETKKILRYNLMKEENEEYLEAVQNNDLVEIADALGDMMYILCGTIIEHGLQDKIEAVFDEIQRSNMSKLGEDGQPIYREDGKVMKGPNYFKPDFSKLL; translated from the coding sequence ATGAAGAAACAACTTGACGCAGTTACCGAATTTCATACTGCTTTTAAAATAGGTCACAGTCAAACGCCAATTGCTGATTTGGGTGAAACAAAAAAAATCCTTCGTTATAATTTAATGAAAGAAGAAAATGAAGAATATCTTGAAGCAGTTCAGAATAATGATTTGGTTGAAATTGCTGATGCTCTTGGAGATATGATGTATATTTTATGCGGAACAATTATCGAACACGGTTTACAAGATAAAATTGAAGCTGTTTTTGATGAAATCCAGCGTAGTAATATGAGTAAACTTGGCGAAGACGGACAGCCCATTTACAGAGAAGACGGAAAAGTAATGAAAGGGCCTAATTATTTTAAACCTGATTTTTCTAAGCTTTTATAA
- a CDS encoding SRPBCC family protein, which produces MKILKYLFLLLLLSLVALTVFVATQKGIFSVERSKVINSPKATVYNYVNDFRNYEDFESWSVADPSMKMTFPNKTAGNGASYYWAGAEGNGNAITLKTKEGESIQQKMKYDGTEADVNWTFKDTLGGKTKVTWKATGTMSFLFKVYTALNGGSDKVIGTIYEKSLANIDKNLDFETKTYAIKVNGVVRKTETAYIRQTFTSEIPKITKNARIVIPKLIEFSENNGLSTNGKPFIIYHTYDTTTGLAKISICLPTNKEILTTAGSDISGGKLDGFEAVKTTLTGDYTHLNEAMTKTTAFINKEKITPELSWSHLEILTISKLDVKSPSKLMTEVYFPIKPKVVPVVKAPVYRANTEPTSVEPTETDPAQTPKAAPKPKAVPKTTTPKTTEEESEF; this is translated from the coding sequence ATGAAGATTCTAAAATATTTATTCCTACTATTATTATTAAGCTTAGTTGCCCTAACTGTTTTTGTCGCTACCCAAAAAGGGATTTTTTCTGTAGAAAGAAGCAAGGTGATCAACTCACCAAAAGCAACCGTTTATAATTATGTAAATGATTTTAGAAATTATGAAGATTTTGAATCATGGTCAGTAGCAGATCCTTCGATGAAAATGACATTCCCTAACAAAACAGCCGGAAACGGTGCCTCGTATTATTGGGCTGGAGCCGAAGGAAACGGAAATGCCATTACCCTAAAAACTAAAGAAGGAGAAAGCATTCAGCAAAAAATGAAATACGACGGAACAGAAGCGGATGTAAACTGGACTTTTAAAGATACTTTGGGAGGAAAAACTAAAGTAACCTGGAAAGCAACAGGAACAATGAGCTTTTTGTTTAAAGTATATACCGCTCTAAACGGAGGTTCTGATAAAGTTATTGGAACTATTTACGAAAAAAGTCTTGCCAACATTGATAAAAACCTGGATTTCGAAACTAAAACATATGCTATTAAAGTAAATGGTGTGGTAAGAAAAACCGAAACTGCCTATATCAGACAAACTTTTACAAGTGAAATTCCTAAAATAACCAAAAACGCCAGGATTGTTATTCCTAAACTTATTGAGTTTAGCGAAAACAATGGCTTGTCTACCAACGGAAAACCTTTTATTATTTACCATACGTACGACACCACAACCGGATTGGCAAAAATTTCGATTTGTTTACCTACAAACAAAGAAATCCTGACAACTGCAGGAAGTGATATTTCAGGAGGAAAACTGGATGGTTTTGAAGCAGTAAAAACAACTTTAACGGGTGATTATACGCATCTAAACGAAGCAATGACGAAAACCACAGCTTTTATAAATAAAGAAAAAATAACGCCGGAATTAAGCTGGTCACACCTTGAAATCTTAACCATTAGCAAATTAGATGTAAAAAGTCCGTCTAAGCTGATGACTGAAGTTTATTTTCCTATTAAACCAAAAGTTGTTCCTGTTGTAAAAGCTCCTGTTTACAGAGCAAATACAGAACCAACATCTGTAGAGCCTACAGAAACAGACCCTGCACAAACACCAAAAGCAGCACCGAAACCAAAAGCGGTTCCTAAAACAACAACTCCTAAAACTACTGAAGAAGAATCAGAATTCTAA